The window AAGACAGCCATGCGGACAGAAGGCCACACACCTGCCGCAATGAATGCACAGGTACGGAGAATTCGTTTCGGGATCCATATAGATGGCGTCCACCGGACAGGCATCGGCACATTTGCCGCAGCGTATGCACAGTTCGCGCTCCTGCTTGACGCCGCCGCCCTTGCGCTGAGTCAGCGAACCGGTCGGGCAGGCCTGCGCACAGGGAGCGGGATCACAGCCCACGCACAAGTGCGCTTCAAAGCCGGTGGAAAGCCCACCCGCTGAAGCAATACGAATACCTGCGGTATTCCAGGATAATTTCTTGTGAACAAGCCGGGCGCACGCCAGTGAACAGGAATGGCATCCTATGCAGCGCTCCATCTTGTTGGCACGCAATAACTTCATGCTAGCCGCCTTTTAACCCGCGCCACGCGCGGCAGGTTATATGTGTTCAGACGCTTCGGCTATCCAAGCCTTGAGCGGCGTTTCAATCATCAAACGTATCTCTTCCAGCCGTTCCGCCGTCTGCGCCTCAAAGCGCAGCACCAGCACAGGCTGTGTATTGGAGGCCCGAACCAATCCCCACCCGTCGGGGAAATTCAGCCGGACACCGTCTATCACTATAACATCATCGCAACGTGCACGGAAATATTCCTGCGCACGATCTATCACGGCAAATTTCACGGCATCGGGACAGGCAACATGCAGTTCCGGCGTGCTGAAGGCCCGGGGCCACCCCGGCAGCTCGGTCAACGGCTTCTGCTGCGCGGAAAGGATGGCCACGATGCGCGCTGCCGCGTACACGGCATCATCAAACCCGAACCAGCCCTCATTGAAAAACATGTGGCCCGACAGTTCGCCAGCCATGGGGGCATCCTCTTCCAGCATCTTGGCCTTCATGACGGAATGCCCTGTTATCCACATCATGGGCCTGCCGCCGCAATCGCGAATATCATCAAACAGGCGGTGCGAGCATTTCACGTCGCCTATGAGCAGGCTACCCGGCAAACGGGACAGCACATCCCGGGCGAACAGGCAGTACAACTCGTCGCCGAGCAGCAACCGCCCCTCCGCATCCACCAGCCCGAGCCTGTCGGCATCGCCGTCAAGTCCGATGCCCGCATCCGCCCCGCTCTCGCGCATGCGCCCGATAAGGTCCTGCATGTAGGCCTCTATGGTCGGATCGGGGTGGTGGTTGGGAAAATCACCGTCCGGCGCACAGTACATCTCCTCCACCTCGCATCCCATGCGACGCAGGATCTCGGCACATACCTCACCACCGGCACCATTGCCGCCGTCAACCACAACCTTGAACGGGCGGGCGAGCCTGTTGCGCTCCAGCACCGCATCCATATAGGCCGGAAGAATGTCGTGTTCACAGCCGATGCCCTGACCAACGGCAAAGTCGCCGGAAGCCATGATCTCGTATATCTCGCGGATGGCCGTGGTATGCACGGTGCCGCGTCCGGACCAGACCTTGAATCCGTTATACTCCGGCGGATTATGGCTTGCCGTGATCATGACTCCGGCCAGCCGGTTCAGATGCACGATACCGAAATAAAGCAGGGGGGTGGCCACCATGCCCAGCACGGTCACGTCCACACCGGTGGCGAGCAGTCCGCGGATCAAGGCCCGCTGGTAGGCAGGCGACGAATGCCGGCAATCGTATCCCACCACGGCATCCCTGTGTCCGCGCCGCAGAAAAAACGTACCGATGGCCATGCCAAGGCATTCCACCCATTCCTCATCAAAATCCATCCCCACGACACCACGAATGTCATAGGCACGGAACACGCTATCACGCACTGGTTTCATATTTCGGGGAGGCATCCTGAATAAAGTTTTGACAGTTGGCGTCTATTTGCTGTGATGCGTCTTGACCTATCACAGCAACTGCCATATTTTTCATGCATTATGAACTGGGATTGGGAAAAACTGCAAGAAAAACGGCAAAGGCAGTCCGGTGGCGGACAGGGCCCCGGCCCCGGTTGGGGTCCCGGAGGTCCTAACATCGACCCCATCGGCGACAGCCTGAAGAAGCTTCGGGGCTTCAAGTTCCCCGCGGGCAAACTTATAGTTGGCCTGGTCTTTCTTCTTTGGCTGGCTTCAGGCGTATTCATCGTGGAGCCGGATGAAGTGGGTATCGTGCTGCGATTCGGTCAATATGACCGCACCGTGGAAGCCGGCCCCCATTACCATCTCCCCTTCCCGATAGAAAACGTCTACAAACCCAAAATCACGGAAATCCGCCGTGTGGAAGTGGGCTTCCGGTCCATTGAACGCGGCTCCTCCTTCCAGCAGGGCTCGTTGCGCTCGGTCAAGGAAGAATCCCTGATGCTCACCGGTGACGAGAACATCGTGGATGTTCAGTTCATCGTGCAATATCAGATCAAGGATCCCGTGGAGTACCTCTTCAACGTCACCCAGCAGGGCTGGACCGTGAAGAGCGCTGCAGAAGCGGCCATGCGTGAAATCATAGGCCACAACGTCATCGACAACGCGCTGACCAAGGGCAAGACGCAGATTCAGAGCGACTGCCGCGATCTGCTGCAGGTCATTCTGGACCGTTACGGCGCGGGGGTCCGCGTTGTGGCCGTGCAGATGCAGGACGTGCATCCGCCCAAGGAAGTCATCGATGCGTTCAAGGACGTTGCCAGCGCCCGTGAAGACCGCAGCCGAATCATCAACGAGGCGGAAGCCTACAGAAACGAGCTGCTCCCCAAGGCCCGCGGTAATGCCGCACAGATCGTGAACCAGGCGCAGGCCTACAAGGAAACCGTGGTCAAGAATGCAGAAGGTGAAGCCAACCGCTTCCTTGCCGTTCTGCAGGAATACAACAAGGCCAAGGACATCACCAAGAAACGCCTGTACCTTGAGGCCATGGAAGAAATCCTCGGCAACTCCGAGGTGGAAAAGCTCATCATGCCTGAAAAGGGACTCTCGCAGGTGGTACCCTACCTGCCCCTCGACAAGCTGAAGACGAAGAAGGGAGGCGAGTAATCATGTCCAACAAATCGCTCACCCTTATCATCAGCCTGTTCATCGGCCTGGTGGTCGTGTTCCAGTCCGCATTTACCGTGCACCAGACCCAAAAGGCTCTGGTTCTGCAACTGGGTAAGCCTGTGGGCGGGGTGCGTGAACCCGGCCTGCATTTCAAGCTGCCCTTCGTGCAGAACGTCATCTACTTCGACGCCCGCGTGCTCGACTATGATGCACAGCCTGCCGAAGCCCTGACCAAGGACAAGAAGGCGTTGGTGCTGGACAACTATGCCCGCTGGCGCATTACCGACCCGCTGCGCTTCTACCAGACGGTGCGCACCATTCCCGGCGCACAGGCCCGACTGGATGACATCGTCTACTCGCAGTTGCGCGTATTCCTGGGCCGGTACACCCTGACCGAAGTTGTCTCATCCGAACGTAGCGCCATCATGGAGATGGTGACCAAGCGCTCGTCCGAGCTCATTGCCGACTACGGCATCGAGATCATCGACGTACGCATCAAGCGCACCGACCTGCCGCCGGAAAACCAGCGCGCCATCTTCGGTCGCATGCGTGCGGAACGTGAACGTCAGGCCAAGCAGTACCGTTCAGAGGGTCAGGAAGAATCCACGACCATCAAGTCCACTGCAGACAAGGAGCAGGCTGTTATCCTCGCCGAGGCCAGACGGCAGGCTTCCATCATCCGCGGTGAAGGTGAAGCGCTCTCTACCAGAATCTTCGCGGAGGCACTAAGCAAGTCTCCCGAGTTCTACGAGTTCCAGCGTTCGCTGGAAGCGTACAAGAAAAGCCTTACAGGCAACACCCGCATCCTCCTTTCACCGGATGATCCGTTCCTGAAGTTCCTTAAGTAAGCATTAGCTTACAAATTCAATAGATACGCGGCAGAGAGCTTATAGCATTCTGCCGCGTTTTTTTATTTCGGAGACGTAGAGAAACGATATGTGTAACATACGCAAAGCACAGTAAATTCTGAAAGAAATAGAGCCATACACATTGGCATTTGATAACATCATAGTTTTTGTATATGGTAATGTGCGTTTGTGTGTGCACTAACAACACACTACAACGGTCGAAAAAAGAATTAGGATTCCGTCAACGGAATCCCTGACCATGAAGTCAGGTTGTTTTTACGAGGATGTTTCGTGCCCTGTTTGCATGCCTTCGAATGCAAGACGATCACAGGGACTGGCGGAGATACCACTTCGAGGAAGGACGAAACGGAGTACAGGGTGCACCAGAATTGTTGGTGCATACGACTCACCGTCATGAGGCGTCCCCGTACTGAATCGAGCCGGTACTGTTGCATTTCGCGGGCGCAAGAACAGCACAACTTCATAGCACATCTTATATAAGAAAAAACATTCTGTCAACAGGTCACTGCCTTTCCTTCCGTGGCATTGCCGTGACAGGCGGGAGAAATCACGTGTCTACCTTTGATGAAGTCTTTGAGCGCATCAAGCTCTCCACCCACACCAGAACTCAGGTTGAGTTGGCAGAGGTACTGGACATCCGTCAGTCCAGCATTTCCGATGCCAAGCGCCGTAATTCCGTACCCTCCGACTGGTACATGAAGCTTTTCGAAAAGTTCGGTCTGAACCCCGACTGGTTGAAGAAGGGCGTCGGCCCCATGTACCTGCGCACAGAACAGGGCTATGAGCCTCTGGAAGGTCCCGCCGCAGGCCGCGTGTTCGAAGATTCCGCCAAATTCGGCGATCCTGACGCCCGCAACGCCGTAGTCACAATCCACTCCATGCAGTGCGATACCGACGAAAACGGTCAGCGTGTACTGAAGGGCATCGGCAAGCTTTGCATTCCCCAGTCCTTTGCAGGCACCAATATTCAGGTGCTGCGTATGGAAACTTCCGGCATGGAGCCCCTTATCCACAAGGGTGCATACGTAGGTCTGGACTCAAGCCAGAAGAACGTACTTTCCGGTGAAATTTACGGCGTATTCGTCCCCTACGAAGGCATTTCCCTGAAGCGCCTCTTCCTGGACGCCGCCAACAACCGCTTCATCATGCGCAGCGAGAATCAGTCCCACCCCGAACAGTACCTGCCCGTGGAAAAGCGCTCCGAAGCCATTCTCGGCCGAGTGGCTTGGGTTTTACAAACTTTGTAAGCAATAAATACTTACAATTACGCAACGCAACGAAAAAGGGACGTTCCATGGAACGTCCCTTTTTCGTATGCATTTCAGCCTGACAATTATGCAGGCTGCTCTTCCGTTTTTGCAGAACCATCCCCCACAGCCGCCTTTCCGGGCTTGCGCTGTTCGCGCCTGCGCTGACGCCGCACCCGCAGGCTGTCCTGCAGCGAGCAGAGAACTGGCACAACCAGCAACGTCAGCAGGGTTGCCACCAGCAGGCCAAAGATAACGGCCACTGCCATGGGCCCCCACCACTGCGCGGATTCAGACTCCGTGATTAGTTCCATCTTGAAGAAGTCAAAGCTCACACCGATGGCCATGGGCAACAGCCCCAGAATGGTGGTTATGGCCGTAAGCATGACAGGACGGAAACGGGTTGTGCCCGCCCGCAGCAGAGCCTCTCTGGTTTCCATACCTGCCTTTTTGAGCTGCTCAAAGTAGTCAATGAGCACGATGGCGTTGTTCACCACCACCCCGGCAAGGGATATGACGCCCACACCGGTCATGATGATGCCGAACGCCGTTCCCGTTATAAGCAGGCCAAGGAACACCCCGATGAAGGACAGCACAACCGACGTCAGGATGATGAAGGGGGTAAGCATGGAATTGAACTGGGCCACAAGCACCATGAAGATGAGGAAGATGGCACCGATGAATGCCTCGGTGAGAAACTCCTCAGCCTTGCGCTGTTCTTCCTGCTCGCCGCCGAAGCTATATGAGTAGCCCCGGGGCCAGCTCAGGGTCTTGAGCTTGCTGT is drawn from Desulfovibrio mangrovi and contains these coding sequences:
- a CDS encoding 4Fe-4S dicluster domain-containing protein; the protein is MKLLRANKMERCIGCHSCSLACARLVHKKLSWNTAGIRIASAGGLSTGFEAHLCVGCDPAPCAQACPTGSLTQRKGGGVKQERELCIRCGKCADACPVDAIYMDPETNSPYLCIHCGRCVAFCPHGCLDLADAPESVHATGSGKASDSPADGKGVNDAY
- a CDS encoding phosphomannomutase/phosphoglucomutase encodes the protein MKPVRDSVFRAYDIRGVVGMDFDEEWVECLGMAIGTFFLRRGHRDAVVGYDCRHSSPAYQRALIRGLLATGVDVTVLGMVATPLLYFGIVHLNRLAGVMITASHNPPEYNGFKVWSGRGTVHTTAIREIYEIMASGDFAVGQGIGCEHDILPAYMDAVLERNRLARPFKVVVDGGNGAGGEVCAEILRRMGCEVEEMYCAPDGDFPNHHPDPTIEAYMQDLIGRMRESGADAGIGLDGDADRLGLVDAEGRLLLGDELYCLFARDVLSRLPGSLLIGDVKCSHRLFDDIRDCGGRPMMWITGHSVMKAKMLEEDAPMAGELSGHMFFNEGWFGFDDAVYAAARIVAILSAQQKPLTELPGWPRAFSTPELHVACPDAVKFAVIDRAQEYFRARCDDVIVIDGVRLNFPDGWGLVRASNTQPVLVLRFEAQTAERLEEIRLMIETPLKAWIAEASEHI
- the hflK gene encoding FtsH protease activity modulator HflK, whose product is MNWDWEKLQEKRQRQSGGGQGPGPGWGPGGPNIDPIGDSLKKLRGFKFPAGKLIVGLVFLLWLASGVFIVEPDEVGIVLRFGQYDRTVEAGPHYHLPFPIENVYKPKITEIRRVEVGFRSIERGSSFQQGSLRSVKEESLMLTGDENIVDVQFIVQYQIKDPVEYLFNVTQQGWTVKSAAEAAMREIIGHNVIDNALTKGKTQIQSDCRDLLQVILDRYGAGVRVVAVQMQDVHPPKEVIDAFKDVASAREDRSRIINEAEAYRNELLPKARGNAAQIVNQAQAYKETVVKNAEGEANRFLAVLQEYNKAKDITKKRLYLEAMEEILGNSEVEKLIMPEKGLSQVVPYLPLDKLKTKKGGE
- the hflC gene encoding protease modulator HflC, with the translated sequence MSNKSLTLIISLFIGLVVVFQSAFTVHQTQKALVLQLGKPVGGVREPGLHFKLPFVQNVIYFDARVLDYDAQPAEALTKDKKALVLDNYARWRITDPLRFYQTVRTIPGAQARLDDIVYSQLRVFLGRYTLTEVVSSERSAIMEMVTKRSSELIADYGIEIIDVRIKRTDLPPENQRAIFGRMRAERERQAKQYRSEGQEESTTIKSTADKEQAVILAEARRQASIIRGEGEALSTRIFAEALSKSPEFYEFQRSLEAYKKSLTGNTRILLSPDDPFLKFLK
- a CDS encoding LexA family transcriptional regulator; its protein translation is MSTFDEVFERIKLSTHTRTQVELAEVLDIRQSSISDAKRRNSVPSDWYMKLFEKFGLNPDWLKKGVGPMYLRTEQGYEPLEGPAAGRVFEDSAKFGDPDARNAVVTIHSMQCDTDENGQRVLKGIGKLCIPQSFAGTNIQVLRMETSGMEPLIHKGAYVGLDSSQKNVLSGEIYGVFVPYEGISLKRLFLDAANNRFIMRSENQSHPEQYLPVEKRSEAILGRVAWVLQTL